One Paraburkholderia agricolaris DNA segment encodes these proteins:
- a CDS encoding glucose 1-dehydrogenase — protein sequence MNITFEGQVALVTGAGSGMGLTTAQAFAEAGAAVVLADFNEAAVRSAAEQLVSEGHKAIAVRCDVADEAQVKEMVDLTVATFGRLDAAYNNAGINSPVAETADASSEEYERVMAVNLRGVWNCMKYELQQMRKQGSGAIVNCSSLGGLVGIAGRGVYHASKHGVLGLTKSAGLEYAARGIRINAICPGIIATPMVTGMIEREPEAMDALMKEQPIGRLGRPEEIASAVLWLCSPGASFVIGHALAVDGGYTVR from the coding sequence ATGAACATCACTTTCGAAGGTCAGGTCGCGCTTGTGACCGGCGCGGGCTCCGGCATGGGGCTGACCACGGCTCAGGCATTCGCCGAAGCCGGTGCTGCGGTAGTTCTCGCGGACTTTAATGAAGCGGCAGTTCGTTCCGCTGCCGAACAACTCGTATCCGAGGGGCACAAGGCCATCGCGGTGCGATGCGATGTGGCCGATGAGGCTCAGGTCAAGGAAATGGTCGATCTGACTGTAGCCACCTTCGGCCGTCTGGATGCCGCGTACAACAATGCCGGCATCAATAGTCCGGTCGCGGAAACGGCCGATGCCAGCAGCGAAGAATACGAGCGCGTGATGGCGGTCAATCTGCGCGGCGTCTGGAACTGCATGAAGTACGAGTTGCAGCAGATGCGCAAGCAGGGCAGCGGCGCAATCGTCAATTGCTCGTCGCTGGGTGGACTGGTGGGTATTGCGGGCCGTGGCGTATATCACGCATCCAAACATGGCGTTCTGGGACTGACGAAGAGCGCCGGCCTCGAATACGCTGCACGAGGCATTCGCATCAATGCGATTTGCCCCGGCATTATCGCAACCCCGATGGTCACCGGCATGATCGAGCGTGAACCTGAGGCGATGGATGCGTTGATGAAAGAGCAGCCCATTGGACGGCTCGGCCGCCCCGAAGAAATTGCCTCGGCGGTACTCTGGCTGTGCAGTCCTGGCGCCAGCTTCGTGATCGGTCATGCGCTCGCTGTCGATGGTGGCTACACGGTACGTTAA
- a CDS encoding carboxymuconolactone decarboxylase family protein, with amino-acid sequence MTKVASLPPTSTLDAMRTISPALEHYTNGVLLGDLWKRPQLSARDRSIVTLAVLIARNQTTDIPFYLNLALDSGVKPDEFSEIVTHLAFYSGWGNAASAVVAAKPVFDKRGITLSGLPAVPGEQLPIDEAAEAQRATVVEKNFGAVAPGVVHYTTQALFHDLWLRPGLKPRDRSLVTVSALVATGQFAQLTYHLNRAMDNGLTNAQASEVMTQLAFYAGWPNVFSALPVVKDVLEKRPG; translated from the coding sequence ATGACGAAAGTAGCTTCTCTTCCGCCGACATCCACACTCGATGCCATGCGCACTATCTCGCCGGCGCTGGAGCATTACACGAACGGCGTACTGCTCGGCGATCTCTGGAAGCGCCCGCAACTGTCGGCCCGGGATCGCAGCATTGTTACGCTAGCGGTGCTGATTGCGCGCAATCAGACCACCGATATTCCGTTTTACCTGAACCTGGCGCTCGACAGCGGCGTGAAGCCGGATGAGTTTTCCGAAATCGTCACGCATCTGGCGTTCTATTCCGGTTGGGGCAATGCGGCGTCGGCTGTGGTGGCCGCAAAGCCGGTTTTCGATAAGCGCGGGATCACGCTATCCGGGCTGCCGGCGGTTCCGGGCGAACAGCTTCCAATCGACGAGGCCGCGGAAGCTCAAAGGGCAACAGTCGTTGAGAAGAACTTCGGTGCGGTCGCGCCAGGTGTCGTGCACTACACGACGCAAGCACTTTTTCATGATCTCTGGCTGCGTCCGGGCCTCAAGCCCCGAGATCGAAGCCTGGTGACGGTCAGTGCGCTTGTCGCCACGGGGCAGTTCGCGCAACTGACGTATCACCTGAACCGTGCAATGGACAACGGCCTCACGAACGCGCAAGCCTCCGAAGTGATGACGCAGTTGGCCTTCTACGCGGGTTGGCCCAACGTATTCTCCGCGCTGCCGGTTGTAAAAGACGTGTTGGAGAAGCGGCCGGGCTAG
- a CDS encoding IclR family transcriptional regulator: MSSIAKLLSILELLSEVRPVLSAEDAAAELDCSVPTAYRYLRELVESGMLQRFVGGEYGLGPRIITLDYHLRVSDPLLKAGQPIMRELVEHSGFDAVMSRWYGNDLVDTHRETHDLTLDLRYGRGRPRPLFLGAAPKAILSTFPKAKLATLFEQYPADICASGLGDSLETFRSSLLKIRRAGFYLSKGELEAGVSAIASPLFVDASGEAVAALALVVPDHRLEFVNQERIAGAVKEAAARISARASQLEL; encoded by the coding sequence TTGTCGAGCATTGCGAAACTGCTGTCCATCCTCGAACTTCTGTCCGAGGTCCGGCCCGTCCTTTCCGCCGAGGACGCCGCCGCCGAACTGGATTGCTCGGTGCCCACTGCCTACCGCTATCTGCGTGAACTAGTCGAGTCTGGCATGTTGCAGCGGTTTGTCGGTGGTGAATATGGTCTCGGTCCGCGCATCATCACGCTCGATTACCACTTGCGTGTCTCTGATCCACTGCTGAAAGCCGGTCAGCCAATCATGCGCGAGCTCGTCGAGCATTCGGGATTCGACGCCGTCATGTCGCGTTGGTATGGCAACGATCTCGTCGATACCCATCGCGAAACGCACGACCTTACGCTTGATCTGCGCTATGGCCGGGGCCGCCCACGCCCGCTCTTCCTGGGCGCGGCGCCCAAGGCGATTCTCTCGACCTTTCCCAAGGCGAAGCTCGCCACATTGTTCGAGCAGTACCCCGCAGATATTTGCGCAAGCGGTCTCGGCGACTCGCTCGAAACATTCCGGTCCAGTCTGCTAAAGATACGCCGCGCCGGGTTCTATCTGTCGAAGGGCGAACTGGAAGCGGGCGTTTCGGCCATCGCGTCTCCGCTCTTCGTCGACGCATCGGGTGAAGCCGTAGCCGCGCTTGCACTCGTCGTGCCCGATCACCGCCTCGAGTTCGTGAACCAGGAGCGGATCGCGGGCGCCGTAAAGGAGGCGGCCGCGCGCATTTCGGCTCGCGCGAGTCAGCTTGAACTGTGA
- a CDS encoding aldo/keto reductase, whose product MDYRYLGRSALKVSPLCLGAMMFGGETDETTSKRIIDKAFDQGVNFIDTADVYHAGRSEEIVGRAVAGQRDSWVIATKFGYPTTQGPNEQGQSRKWIIQSVDASLKRLGTDYIDILYFHRALLDAPLDEAVRAIGDLIRQGKVRYFGLSNFRGWRIAEIVRLADQFGIDRPVASEPLYNMVDRTAEIEQLPAAAHYGLGVIPYSPLARGVLTGKYALDGAPPADSRAGRGDKRIQQTEWRPESLAIAQKLAAHAAARGTNSIAFAVAWVLKNRFVSSTIAGPRTEAHWDSYVQALNVELGPEDEKFVDSLVPPGHASTPGYTDPGYPIEGRRVG is encoded by the coding sequence ATGGACTATCGATATCTGGGCCGCAGCGCCCTTAAAGTTTCGCCCCTGTGTCTGGGCGCGATGATGTTCGGCGGCGAAACGGACGAAACCACGTCGAAGCGCATCATCGACAAGGCGTTCGATCAGGGTGTCAATTTCATCGATACGGCGGACGTCTACCACGCCGGCCGTTCCGAGGAGATCGTGGGACGCGCGGTCGCCGGGCAACGCGACAGTTGGGTGATCGCCACGAAGTTCGGCTACCCGACCACTCAAGGCCCTAACGAACAGGGGCAGTCGCGCAAGTGGATCATTCAGTCAGTCGATGCAAGCCTCAAACGCCTGGGCACGGACTACATCGACATTCTCTACTTCCATCGCGCGTTACTCGACGCACCGCTCGACGAAGCCGTACGTGCGATCGGCGACCTGATTCGCCAGGGCAAGGTTCGCTACTTCGGCCTGTCTAACTTCCGCGGTTGGCGCATCGCCGAAATCGTGCGTCTGGCCGATCAGTTCGGCATCGATCGGCCGGTCGCAAGCGAGCCGCTCTACAACATGGTGGATCGCACCGCCGAGATCGAGCAATTGCCCGCGGCGGCACACTATGGTCTCGGCGTCATACCTTATAGCCCACTTGCTCGTGGCGTACTGACCGGCAAATATGCGCTGGATGGCGCACCGCCGGCCGACTCGCGCGCGGGGCGCGGCGACAAGCGCATCCAGCAGACCGAATGGCGCCCCGAATCGCTGGCGATCGCGCAGAAGCTCGCGGCTCATGCCGCGGCACGCGGTACGAATTCAATTGCCTTCGCCGTGGCGTGGGTGCTCAAGAACCGATTCGTCAGCTCCACTATCGCCGGTCCTCGCACCGAGGCACATTGGGACAGCTATGTTCAAGCGCTGAATGTGGAACTGGGACCCGAAGACGAGAAGTTTGTCGATAGCCTGGTGCCGCCCGGCCATGCGTCGACGCCGGGGTATACAGATCCGGGGTATCCGATCGAAGGTCGCCGGGTTGGTTGA
- a CDS encoding porin, with translation MGIGASYTLGNLIMAGDFSDTTFHGFGRSSSMKVFEPGVRYQMTPSLSFVSAYRYTMFEGHHWHEVALATHYLLSKRTELYTSVDWMRASEGVDAVIGYSFTPSTTRNQTAVRAAIRHVW, from the coding sequence CTGGGCATCGGCGCGTCTTACACACTCGGTAACCTGATCATGGCCGGCGATTTTAGCGACACGACGTTCCACGGGTTTGGCCGCTCGTCGTCGATGAAAGTCTTCGAACCCGGTGTGCGATATCAGATGACGCCGTCGCTTTCGTTTGTTTCAGCCTATCGGTACACCATGTTCGAGGGACACCATTGGCATGAGGTCGCACTGGCGACACATTATCTGCTGTCGAAGCGGACCGAACTCTATACGTCGGTCGACTGGATGCGTGCGTCGGAAGGTGTGGATGCGGTGATCGGCTACAGCTTTACGCCGTCGACTACGCGCAATCAGACGGCTGTTCGGGCGGCAATACGCCACGTCTGGTAG
- a CDS encoding MFS transporter, producing METKPSRIRVAASTGTPGLNRAQWKMILIASLGGSLEFYDFVIYGFFAHYIAARFFPATDPLVSMLLAFSVLAIGYVIRPAGGIVLSSLGDRMGRRPVFIASIVIMTSATICIGLLPDYAQWGVAAPIALITLRVLQGFCVGGEMPGAITYAVEAAPHRAGLAAGVIICAVNTGVMLATIVNLVVQSALSPADAANYGWRIAFLVGGLCGVVSYLLRRNLDESPEFKQMHGAVVKQPFRETLRHHRGPVVAGALSIAVMAGFNGVLYGHMPAYLIETLHYLPREAAVAQNAYLVVSSVGLLGAGWAGDYVPRRYLLRFSCVLLAALAWPFYSALAAHTTNLTLLFVLAALVFSLASGTWAAVLADFFPVQIRFSGIALAYNVSVLVFSGFAPLLCATFIRATGSPAAPAWYVTGCALVTLVASLALRASSRVPQPGAGVTQTG from the coding sequence ATGGAGACGAAACCCTCGCGCATACGTGTCGCGGCATCAACCGGCACGCCTGGCCTGAACCGCGCCCAATGGAAGATGATTCTGATCGCGAGCCTGGGCGGATCGCTGGAGTTCTACGATTTCGTGATCTATGGGTTCTTCGCCCATTACATCGCCGCCCGTTTCTTTCCCGCTACCGATCCACTCGTCAGCATGTTGCTGGCGTTCTCGGTGCTGGCTATCGGATACGTCATCAGGCCTGCGGGCGGCATCGTGCTCAGCAGCCTCGGCGACCGCATGGGCAGGCGCCCTGTGTTCATCGCTTCAATCGTTATCATGACTTCGGCGACTATCTGCATTGGTCTGCTGCCAGATTACGCGCAATGGGGCGTTGCCGCGCCCATCGCGCTCATCACGCTACGCGTGCTGCAGGGCTTCTGCGTGGGCGGTGAAATGCCCGGCGCGATCACGTACGCGGTGGAAGCAGCGCCGCACCGCGCGGGCCTTGCGGCGGGCGTGATCATCTGTGCGGTCAACACCGGCGTCATGCTCGCGACGATCGTGAACCTTGTCGTGCAATCGGCACTCTCGCCCGCCGACGCAGCCAATTACGGCTGGCGCATCGCGTTTCTCGTGGGCGGTCTGTGCGGTGTCGTGTCCTATTTGCTGCGCCGCAATCTCGACGAGTCGCCCGAGTTCAAGCAGATGCACGGCGCCGTCGTCAAACAGCCGTTTCGCGAGACCCTGCGTCATCATCGCGGGCCGGTGGTGGCCGGCGCTCTCTCGATCGCCGTGATGGCGGGTTTCAACGGCGTGCTATATGGGCACATGCCCGCGTATCTGATCGAAACGCTGCACTACCTGCCACGCGAGGCCGCGGTGGCTCAGAACGCGTATCTGGTCGTCAGCTCGGTAGGCCTTCTCGGCGCTGGTTGGGCGGGAGATTATGTGCCGCGTCGTTATTTGCTGCGTTTTTCCTGCGTATTGCTCGCCGCGCTAGCGTGGCCGTTCTACAGCGCACTCGCTGCGCACACCACGAACCTCACGCTGCTCTTCGTGCTCGCCGCGCTGGTGTTTTCGCTTGCGAGCGGGACATGGGCCGCGGTACTTGCGGACTTCTTTCCAGTGCAAATCCGTTTCAGCGGTATTGCGCTTGCGTATAACGTTTCCGTGCTCGTGTTCAGCGGCTTTGCCCCGCTTCTGTGCGCGACCTTCATCCGCGCGACTGGCTCGCCTGCAGCGCCTGCGTGGTACGTGACCGGCTGTGCTCTCGTCACGCTGGTTGCAAGCCTTGCGCTACGTGCGTCCTCGCGTGTACCGCAACCGGGCGCCGGCGTCACGCAAACCGGGTGA
- a CDS encoding bifunctional 3-(3-hydroxy-phenyl)propionate/3-hydroxycinnamic acid hydroxylase, translating into MKDFVETSASAAPEYDVAIIGFGPTGATLANLLALRGLKIVVFERDKDVFVLPRAVHFDAECMRVFQTIGIANTMLPNLFVGPGMKFVNEDGELLIDWSRPSGIGPHGWCASYKFHQPDLERALRAQLATSGCADVRLRHEVFALDEHHGGVRIRFEDTAQGRISHTTARYVVGCDGARSTVRRFLGTELADLKSHERWVVVDVLLERERPDLGDYSIQYCDPGRPITYTRGPHNRRRWEIMVMPGDDERRIATSDWIWERLARWITPVDGQLERSAIYTFHSVIAQGWRRDRLLIAGDAAHQTPPFMGQGMAAGIRDASNLAWKLADVIEGALPESLLDTYESERQPHVREFIETAVQLGAVIQTTDRDAVAARDREMTAAIREFKTPQPRLGVGWHAGEAGGQIGAQPSLVDGSRLDDVVGYRFALVAEEAVAQHAYQAMTDTERKRIAIIPATVGALREWLASGLASAGAGAVLLRPDRYIAGVASDMEGVDALLKRAGAHCGSVQRDEAA; encoded by the coding sequence ATGAAGGATTTCGTCGAGACTTCGGCGAGCGCGGCGCCGGAATATGATGTTGCGATCATCGGCTTCGGACCGACGGGCGCGACCCTCGCCAATCTGCTCGCGTTGCGCGGCTTGAAAATCGTGGTGTTCGAGCGCGACAAGGACGTCTTCGTCCTGCCGCGCGCCGTGCACTTCGACGCTGAATGCATGCGCGTATTTCAGACCATCGGCATTGCCAACACAATGCTGCCCAATCTATTCGTCGGCCCCGGCATGAAGTTCGTGAACGAAGACGGCGAACTGCTGATCGACTGGAGCCGGCCGTCAGGCATCGGCCCGCACGGCTGGTGTGCGAGTTACAAGTTCCACCAGCCGGACCTCGAACGCGCGCTGCGCGCTCAGCTCGCAACGAGCGGATGCGCGGACGTACGCCTGCGCCACGAAGTGTTTGCTCTCGACGAGCACCACGGCGGCGTACGCATCCGTTTCGAGGACACGGCGCAAGGGCGCATTTCGCATACGACGGCGCGTTACGTCGTGGGATGCGACGGCGCGCGCTCGACGGTGCGCCGCTTTCTCGGCACTGAACTGGCCGATCTGAAATCGCACGAACGTTGGGTCGTGGTCGACGTGCTGCTGGAGCGCGAGCGCCCCGACCTCGGCGACTACTCGATCCAGTATTGCGATCCTGGTCGCCCCATCACCTACACCCGCGGCCCGCACAACCGCCGGCGCTGGGAAATCATGGTGATGCCGGGCGACGACGAGCGCCGCATCGCTACATCGGACTGGATCTGGGAACGCCTCGCGCGCTGGATCACGCCCGTCGACGGTCAGCTTGAGCGCTCAGCGATTTACACGTTCCATTCGGTGATCGCGCAAGGTTGGCGACGTGACCGCTTGCTGATCGCGGGCGACGCTGCCCATCAGACGCCGCCGTTCATGGGGCAGGGCATGGCGGCGGGCATCCGCGATGCGTCAAATCTCGCGTGGAAGCTCGCCGATGTGATTGAGGGAGCATTGCCCGAGTCGCTGCTCGATACCTATGAAAGCGAACGTCAACCGCACGTGAGGGAGTTCATCGAAACGGCCGTGCAGCTTGGCGCTGTGATTCAGACGACGGATCGCGATGCGGTTGCCGCGCGCGATCGCGAGATGACTGCGGCTATCCGTGAGTTCAAAACACCGCAACCGCGTCTTGGCGTCGGCTGGCACGCAGGGGAAGCCGGTGGGCAGATTGGAGCGCAGCCGTCGCTTGTCGATGGCTCACGTCTCGACGATGTGGTCGGCTACCGCTTTGCGCTGGTCGCCGAGGAAGCGGTCGCGCAGCACGCCTACCAGGCAATGACTGACACGGAGCGCAAACGGATCGCGATTATCCCGGCCACGGTCGGTGCGTTGCGCGAATGGCTGGCTTCGGGATTGGCTTCGGCGGGCGCGGGCGCCGTGCTGCTGCGCCCCGACCGTTATATCGCCGGAGTCGCGAGTGATATGGAGGGCGTGGACGCGCTGCTCAAGCGCGCGGGTGCCCATTGCGGATCTGTGCAGCGGGACGAGGCGGCGTAA
- a CDS encoding fumarylacetoacetate hydrolase family protein, translating to MKLASFSTQQHQSFGVVRNGSVFDLRKRLDGQYVDLKALISANAFAEAQRVTSEGEGDYPLAEVTLEPVISNPQQIFCVGLNYAEHVKETNRETTENPVIFMRLPASQVGAGQPMLRPPESMQFDYEGEIAVIIGRGGRRIAEADAWNHIAGYSCYNDGSIRDWQRHTGQWGPGKNFFRTGAFGPWMVTSDEIEPNAVMTLVTRLNGVEVQRATTEMLIHGIAKQIAYLSTFTPLFPGDVIVTGTPGGVGAKRNPPLFMKAGDVAEVEVDRIGTLSNPIADEA from the coding sequence ATGAAACTCGCCAGCTTTTCTACCCAGCAACACCAGTCGTTCGGTGTCGTCCGCAACGGATCCGTGTTCGACCTGCGCAAGCGCCTCGACGGCCAATACGTCGATCTCAAGGCACTGATTTCAGCCAACGCGTTCGCCGAGGCACAGCGCGTAACGAGTGAGGGCGAGGGCGACTATCCCCTCGCCGAAGTCACACTCGAACCGGTCATTTCCAATCCGCAGCAGATCTTTTGCGTCGGTTTGAACTACGCAGAGCACGTGAAGGAAACCAATCGCGAGACCACGGAGAATCCAGTGATCTTCATGCGTCTGCCGGCGTCGCAAGTGGGCGCGGGCCAGCCGATGCTGCGTCCGCCAGAGTCCATGCAGTTCGATTACGAAGGTGAGATCGCAGTGATTATTGGGCGCGGCGGGCGTCGTATCGCCGAGGCCGACGCGTGGAACCACATCGCTGGCTATAGTTGCTATAACGATGGATCGATCCGCGATTGGCAGCGCCATACGGGTCAATGGGGTCCCGGCAAGAATTTCTTCCGCACGGGCGCGTTCGGACCATGGATGGTCACGAGTGACGAGATCGAACCGAACGCGGTCATGACGCTAGTCACGCGTCTAAACGGTGTGGAAGTGCAGCGCGCCACCACCGAAATGCTGATTCATGGCATTGCGAAACAGATTGCCTATCTCTCTACCTTCACGCCGCTGTTTCCCGGCGATGTGATCGTCACCGGCACACCCGGCGGCGTGGGTGCGAAGCGCAATCCACCGCTTTTTATGAAAGCCGGCGATGTGGCCGAAGTCGAGGTCGACCGCATCGGCACGCTTTCCAATCCGATCGCCGACGAAGCGTAA
- a CDS encoding LysR family transcriptional regulator: protein MPRENFNDLLAFIAVARERSFTRAAAQLGVSQSALSHTIRALESRLGLRLLTRTTRSVSPTEAGERILQRVAPRFVEIEAELMAVTELRDKPAGTIRITATDHATNTVLWPKLSKVLHKYPEIKVEIMTDYGLTDIVADRYDIGIRHGDQVAKDMIAVRIAADMKMSIVGSPAYLENKPQPKKPQDLMQHNCINLRLPTLGGFYAWELKKGSREVQVRVEGQLSFNGSYHMLDAALAGYGLAYLPSDLVQAHVTAGRLVRVLDDWCPTFPGLHAYYASRSESSRALALVIDSLRYRPKTD from the coding sequence ATGCCACGCGAAAATTTCAACGATCTGCTCGCCTTCATCGCTGTTGCGCGCGAACGCAGCTTCACCCGCGCGGCCGCGCAGCTAGGTGTGTCGCAATCCGCGTTGAGCCATACCATTCGTGCACTCGAAAGCCGGCTTGGCCTGCGCTTGCTGACGCGGACCACGCGCAGCGTGTCGCCTACCGAAGCGGGTGAACGCATCCTGCAGAGGGTGGCGCCTCGCTTCGTGGAAATCGAAGCTGAACTGATGGCGGTAACCGAACTCCGCGACAAGCCTGCCGGGACGATTCGCATCACGGCGACAGATCACGCCACCAACACGGTTCTCTGGCCCAAGTTGTCCAAAGTGCTGCACAAGTATCCGGAGATCAAGGTCGAGATCATGACGGACTATGGCCTCACCGATATCGTCGCGGACCGCTACGATATCGGCATCCGCCATGGCGATCAGGTCGCGAAAGACATGATCGCGGTTCGCATTGCCGCGGATATGAAGATGTCGATCGTCGGCTCGCCGGCGTACCTGGAGAACAAGCCGCAGCCGAAGAAGCCTCAGGATCTGATGCAGCACAACTGCATCAATTTGCGTCTGCCGACACTCGGCGGGTTCTATGCCTGGGAGCTAAAAAAGGGCAGTCGTGAAGTTCAGGTGCGCGTGGAGGGTCAGCTCTCATTCAACGGCAGCTATCACATGCTCGACGCCGCGCTGGCGGGCTATGGCCTTGCCTACCTGCCATCGGATCTGGTGCAAGCTCACGTCACGGCGGGACGTCTTGTTCGCGTGCTCGACGACTGGTGTCCAACGTTTCCAGGTTTGCACGCGTACTACGCGAGTCGCTCGGAGTCCTCGCGAGCCTTGGCGCTGGTTATCGATTCGCTGCGTTATCGTCCGAAGACGGATTGA
- a CDS encoding VOC family protein, producing the protein MSLPNVRRTGLSLSHMGFYVCDMARVEDFYTRVLEFTVTDRGTLPTPRGPVALVFLSRDPAVHHQIVLASGRPETLPFNPINQISFEADSLATLKRFHRRFVEEEMEEITPVTHGNAISFYARDPEGNRLEIFIDTPWYVDQPMRMPVDFTLPDAELLADVERHARTLPGFRPRKDWEREMAARMGIA; encoded by the coding sequence ATGTCTCTACCGAACGTTAGACGAACAGGCCTCTCACTGAGCCACATGGGTTTCTATGTATGCGATATGGCCAGGGTCGAAGACTTCTACACACGGGTGCTCGAATTCACGGTCACGGACCGCGGCACCTTGCCGACGCCGCGCGGTCCGGTTGCTCTCGTGTTTCTAAGCCGCGACCCGGCGGTCCATCATCAGATCGTGCTGGCGAGCGGGCGGCCCGAGACGCTACCCTTCAACCCGATCAATCAGATTTCATTCGAAGCGGACAGCCTCGCCACGCTCAAGCGCTTTCATCGGCGCTTCGTGGAGGAAGAGATGGAGGAGATCACGCCGGTTACGCACGGCAACGCGATTTCGTTCTATGCGCGCGACCCGGAAGGCAACCGGCTGGAGATATTCATTGACACGCCGTGGTACGTCGATCAACCAATGCGGATGCCGGTCGACTTCACGCTGCCAGACGCCGAACTGCTCGCGGACGTCGAGCGGCACGCGCGCACGCTGCCCGGTTTCCGGCCACGCAAGGATTGGGAGAGAGAAATGGCCGCTCGCATGGGCATTGCATGA